Genomic segment of Gemmatimonadaceae bacterium:
CGCACCGAACAGGCCATCCTGGTTGTCACGCTCGGGCTGGCCACCACGCTTCCGCTGATCGACATGCTTGGCCGTCCGCTGGGCGGCTTTCACCTGGTCGGCACCGCGGAATACGTGCAGCAGCTCACGCTCTGGCTGGCCTTCGTGGGCGGCATGGCGGCGACGGGGCAGGCCAAGCACCTGACGCTTTCCACCGCCGAGTTCTTCGGCGAGGGCATCTGGCGGCAGGTCACGCGCCTGCTGTCGTATTCGGTGGCCGCGGCCGTCGTCGGCATCCTCGCATATGCCAGCGCCAAGGTCGTCATCGCCAACCGGCTCGAGCCGAAGATGCTCTCCATCGGCATTCCCGAATGGATGAGCGAGATCATCATGCCGGTGGCGATGGGCGTGATGGCCCTGCAGTTCACGTGGTTCGCGTCGGACAAGTGGTGGGGACGCGCCATCGCGCTCGCCTGCGTCGGCGGCGCCTTCGCCGTCGGCCTGCTCCCGGCCGAGCACGCACACTACGTCTGGCCGCTGGCTCTGCTGGTGCTCGCCGCCTCGCTCCTCGGCGCACCGGTCTTCGTGGCGATGGGTGGCGTGGCGCTCGTCTTCTTCTTCACCGAAGGCACGCCGGTCGCCGCCGTCTCGGCGGAAGTGTACCGCCTCATCGCGTCGCCGACGCTCCCCGCCATCCCGCTGCTGACCGCCGCGGGCTACGTGCTGGCCGAGAGCGCGGCGGCCGAACGCCTGGTGCGCTTCTTCCGCGCGGTGTTTGGCTGGATGCCGGGCGGCATCGCGGTGATGGTGGCCGCCGTCTGCGCGCTCTTCACCACATTCACCGGCGGTTCGGGCGTGACGATCATCGCGCTCGGCGGGCTGGTGTATCCCATCCTGAAGAAGGACGGCTATTCCGAGGGCTTCTCGCTCGGCCTCGTGACGGCCGCCGGCTCACTCGGCCTGCTCTTCCCTCCCAGCCTGCCGGTGATCCTGTACAGCGTGGTCGCGAGCTCCCGCGAGGCGTCGGTGCCCGCCGACCAGCTTTTCCTCGCCGGCCTGCTGCCGGGGCTCCTGCTGGTCGTGCTCACGGCAGGCTACGGCATCATCGTGGGCCGGCGCATCGTGCGGGAACGGAAGCCGTTCGCCTGGCGCGAGGTGGGCGCCTCGGCGTGGGGCGCCAAGTGGGAACTGCTGCTGCCGGTGCTGATCGTCTCGC
This window contains:
- a CDS encoding TRAP transporter large permease subunit, with the protein product MSRVFTAFRRTEQAILVVTLGLATTLPLIDMLGRPLGGFHLVGTAEYVQQLTLWLAFVGGMAATGQAKHLTLSTAEFFGEGIWRQVTRLLSYSVAAAVVGILAYASAKVVIANRLEPKMLSIGIPEWMSEIIMPVAMGVMALQFTWFASDKWWGRAIALACVGGAFAVGLLPAEHAHYVWPLALLVLAASLLGAPVFVAMGGVALVFFFTEGTPVAAVSAEVYRLIASPTLPAIPLLTAAGYVLAESAAAERLVRFFRAVFGWMPGGIAVMVAAVCALFTTFTGGSGVTIIALGGLVYPILKKDGYSEGFSLGLVTAAGSLGLLFPPSLPVILYSVVASSREASVPADQLFLAGLLPGLLLVVLTAGYGIIVGRRIVRERKPFAWREVGASAWGAKWELLLPVLIVSLFVTGTATMIETAAAALAYTIIIECFVTRDIKVFSALPEVLLKSAALMGAVLTLLAVAMGLTNYLVDAMIPDAILAWVQQHIHSPVVFLLALNVLLLILGSVLEIYSAIIILAPLIAPMGTAFGIDPVHLGVIFLANLEMGFLLPPVGLNLFLSSSRFNQPLTALYRHVLPFLIITGIGVLLITYLPWMSLGILELVGKR